The genomic interval ATGATCACTAGCTAGTAGATGCAAatatgaagatatatatatctacagACCCTACCGTCGCCACCATTAGTCTACTATAATGTATAGCGTTTCCTTTCCCGCTCTATTGACCCAGAATAATGAGCTAGCCACTGCCTATAATATGATATAACTTTTAATTGAATTATTTGGCAGAGGCGAGGAATGGATATTTGCTTGGCCGCTATTTGGTAGGTCGTGTGGTCGTGACTAGGGCAAGAGAAGTGGGGATTCCCGGATATTGGCGGCCCCTCAGTCAaaaatttccctttccctttccctttccccctttttccTCGCgcaatctttcttcttacCTCAGGATTTCAATTTCACAAAGAGAGCTTTGCTCGGTAGGAAATAATCTTCACAGGAATTGCCCCTGGAGCATCGTGCCACGAATCAAGGTGGCCTGGTtgattactccgtagtacgTACCTGGGCCGTGCCCTTGCCACCCAGGGGGCACCAAACGCCACTCATTTCGTTTGGAACAGACcaacaataaaaataaaaacaaaataaatccCTGCTGGAACTACTGGCACAAGATGAATCCAAGAATGGTCGTGCTTGACATTCGACGGCCCATTGGATCGAATATAGCGTCATATATCCAGAAAATGAATGGTGCATGGTCTCAATGATGTCAAGTTCGACTGCATGAGTTCAAAGTCCCATGCAGTGGACCTTGATAAGATGTGTCTAAATCGTGCAAACGAAGTACTCTGTATCGTAGCAAACAAGCATCTTGACCCTGTGGTCATAATGATGGTGTTTTCGAGATCAGAGCGCAAGCCAGCATTGACGTCAGAAACCGTTTCTTCAAGACGATGAATCAGTCCATTGGACGAGAGGCCAGATGCAGTGGGACGTAATGTCAAGGGCATCGCACTACAGAGCAACCGGGTCGACCGGCGCGTTGGCTACTTCTCAAAGATCTCTGTGATTGACCAAGTAGGGCTCCATATCTTGTCAAAGTGGCTCCACTTCTGCGGAAAATCTCCACTACTTCATTGACAAAAGCTTGTTGAAGTACTCGGCGAGCGCTAGAACGCTGTTCATTTCCTATCATGGAGTAGCTCATTGGCTCATTTTCTGGACATTTGTCTGCGCTCTTTGAAAAAAAATCCTCTTGTTGTCCTTATCTATCTCCCTTGCGATTGACTGAACCATTCCCGGACTCTCTTCTGCTCGCGCCTTGTCTTCTAAGTGTTACAGTACTGCTGTCCTCTCGATTCGACTAGCCTTTTACTGAGTTACTTTGGAATGTCCGATCATGGACGAAAGTAGTCCCAGACGCCCCCGAGCTAGGGTGAGTTCCTTCATCAGGGATTGGGTCAAAACATCTCTGAGTGCCTATGGCCTCTTGCTAACACCGAATTACGGTTGGTGTAGTCAGAAGCCACCAGCCAGAGTAGAAGAGAAATCATCAGGGAGACGTCGCCGATATCACCTAGACGCGGCGTGAGTGATTCTGCTAACTATAGCTCTCCCACTCGTCGCACGTCAGGAGTGGACACTTCACGAGATGTACTATCCGAGGGGATCCGACGCCGCAGTACTGCCCGCTCAGCGCGGACAGGCAGTTTGGCCCAGCGAACGACTTTAGCGGAGCGTACGCAGGGACAGTTCACGATGGGGGGCCCAGAGGATGGTACACAGCTGCGACAGGCACACGAACCTTTTGTCCAGCCGGGCTATTCGGATCTTAACCCCTCTTATGAACAGCCCTCAAATGCAAAGCCAGTCTGGTCTCTTGCCAAGCCCTTACCGCGTGTGGTGCGGGCAGGCATGGTGCCCACTAAGGAGGAGCTGCTCGATGCACGGTTGCAGCCAGAGCGTCCGGCCGAGAATTCGCAGAAGCTTGGACTCGATGTGGATCCAAATGACTTGGAGCAGGGACAAATTCCGAAAATGGCGGATCCCCGGAAAATGGCCGCGCAGGTGGAGGATGCTCGCCTTCAACGCGAAAACAACTTTGTCAACAAGGTTCTTACCGGAGATGTTGGTTCGTCGCGCGTATCTCGGACTTCCTCCACCCGTCGGCGCCGCCCGTCAGTACGGATTGATGCCCCGGGCGATCAGCTTTCCATAGTGCCGGAAGGGCCAAGTGCGGTCCCGAGCGTAGCTTCGGATCAGGCTGGAGACAGTCTGCCTCACGGTAGTGACGAACCCCTTGAACCCGTGCCAGAGCAGCCAGAGCAGCCAGAGGTGCAGACTGCCGCAGCTGATGCCCTGCCCGACCTTTCAGCCCTGCATGAATCCTCACTACCGGAAGATCTGCATCCACTAGTGCAGGAGCTGGTGGAAGACGAAGTACACAACAATCATACAACCTGGTCCGTTATTCGCACTCACCATCGCGAGGCGCTAGCTGAATCCCTGGCGGTATTTGTCCAGCTGACCATTGGCTTCTGTGCAGATATTTCTGTCACGGTAGCTGATGCCGGCAATCCCAATACAACTGCGTGGGCGTGGGGCTTTGCTACCATGATAGCGATCTATGTCTCCGGTGGTGTCTCGGGTGCCCATCTCAACCCCAGTGTAACGATTATGCTATGGTTTTATCGTGGCTTCCCGAAGCGTAAGATGCCGGAGTATTTTCTAGCGCAGTTTGTGGGTGCTTTTGTCGCTGCACTGACTGCCTACGGTGTATACTACCAGTCAATCCACCAATACCTCCTTACCCACCCAGATACGGGGATCGTGACCAGCTTTGTGACTGGCCAGCGTCAGTCATGGATTGATCCAGCAACAGCCTTCTTCACGGAATTTCTTGGGACGGCCCTCACGGCAACGACAATCCTGGCCTTGGGTGACGATCAGAATGCACCTCCGGGGGCGGGCATGAACTCGCTGATCGTTGGGCTTATGGTGTTTGTGCTTTCGAATACCTTCTCCTACCAGACAGGGGCTGCATTCAACCCCAGTCGAGACTTTGGGCCGCGCCTTGCCCTTCTCGCCCTCGGATACGGGTCCGAACTTTTCACGAACCCTTACTGGTTCTATGGGCCATGGGCCGGCTCTCTATGTGGTGCTATGATCGGTGCGTTCTTGTACGATTTCATGATCTTCACTGGTGGTGAGTCGCCGGTGAATTACCCTTGGGAGCGCACTCAGCGCTCGCTGCGGAAGAGTCGCATAAAATGGAAACGGCGGTTGCGCATGGACCGACGACGACGTGGCATCTCCGAGAAGGTAGTTCGTTAATGTTGCTAATTGAAGAGGTTATCAAGTGGTTGAAGCGTGCGTGGTGAGATTATTGGCATGGTTGCGTggaatcttcttttttcccttcataAAACGATGAACGCCTCTAGAGTGTCACATCCTTCGCGCTGACCGTcattttgtattttatatagacCATATAGAGTGATATAGAACGCAGAATGAGCACATACTATTCGTATATCTCATTCGATTTGCAACATGGACCGGGTAGCCCAACCGGGAAACCCGGGTCACATGGCCTCAGCAGACAGCACGTGGGGCGTCGAAACCCAAGATCGACATTCGACCGACATCGTTGGATGGAACTCATTCCTCCACCACTCCGCAGCCATCCAATGCGCGTCCCTGGACGCGTACCCACGCATAGAAACCCATCTCGCGTGTTAATTACCTCGGCTTTCGGAAAACTCAAGTCCACATCCATAATGCCACCTAAAGCACACGCGATAGCAGAACCATCAGATCTCCCAATTCACCCTTTTAAATCAGCCACTGACTTTGAACATTTTCTCGAGCGGGAGCATTCCACATCGCCAGGGATCTACGTGAAACTGGCCAAAAAGTCTTCAGGCATTCCATCTGTGTCTCGCGACGAAGCTGTGGAGACAGCGTTATGTTTTGGATGGATCGATGGTCGCGCGCATGCCTACGATGAGGACTGGTGGCTGGTACGATATACCCCACGACGTGCGAAGAGCATCTGGTCCAAGAAGAACGTGACGACCGTAGAGTCATTACTAAACGCTGGTCGTATGCGGCCAGCCGGATTGGCTGTGGTGGAAGCTGCACAGGCGGATGGTCGCTGGGCTCGTGCATACGATGGTCCGGCCACTATCACCGTGCCGGACGATCTGACAACTGCGCTGACCCAGACGCCAGCAGCGGCAACTTTCTTTGAAGGGTTGAATCGGTCAGATCGGTACTCGGTGTTGGTTCAGCTTCAGTGGGCTGCTCCGCAGCGCCGAGCGAAGCGCATCGAGACATTGGTCCAAATGCTAGCAGATGGTAAAACACCAGGAGCGTCAGACAAGTCAGCTAAAACAAGTAAACGCAAAGCGGTGGACAGAAACCATGAGAAGGGCGGACGCCGGAAAAcatcgaagaagaaatgacCCGATACCTACTCTACGATACCGATATCGATAGAAAAGGCAACATGGGGTTTCGGATCCACTATGTGCTAACACAAATGTCATGCGGTCATTCGGAAAGCATAGATCACTAGAATGCGCTGGCTTTATCCCTCTTGCCTGTGACTAGGATACTAGACTTGTAAGAACCGAGAAGGCATTGATTCCCCTTGTCATGTCAGTAAAACGATGATGTTAATACGAATTCTGCAAATGTAAGCTATGGAAAGAATGTAAGCAACTTCTGACCTCCAGTAGATGTAGTTGGTACAAGGCTAACTAGGTGTGTAACCTAGTCCTCTACTACTCTACAGCCTCCATTTGCTTTTTaccgtacggagtactgcgAGCAGTATGTGTCTATCCCCGAACCATCAGCCCCGTCAATGTAGATCCTCATGCTGATTGACACTCTTCTACCCCGTACCATCATTAACGAGCTGAGCGAATCGGTGATCATGAACCATCCCGGTAAATCTCAACAGCAAGAGAGGCGACGTATGAAGTCGACAGGGACATACACGTGGTTGATATTGTCGGCATCACCGATACGAGTTTACCATCGGCAAGCTACCGACCAAAGCTTATCGGGAGCCTGCCGATGCCTCGGGAGGAACCGCAGTTTCTGTAGAAGTAGAAGGATTATCTTACGGTTCAGACTAGAATGCAGCTTCCTAGAAATAGAAACTATCTACAGAAGCACTCTCTACTTGGGGCACCGAAAGTTTGGAATAACCAATCAACCACGGAGATAGGACGGGCCCTGACATGGCTTGATTCGCGAAAGAGGTGCCATGCATCTCTCCTGAAAGGCAGTTAAACACCTAGTACGCTTTTGTAGTTCCACTGGCTGCCTGGAGAACCACTGTGTTCTCGTTCAAGTATACTATGAACATTAGACTATCACCTGTCATCTCAGGAAGGTCCCCTTCTGAATCAACTGGATTGGGACCCTATGCAGTTACTGAGTAGGGAGCCATCTTAATCTTTCATGTAATAAATAAACCCACGGGCGGAAAGAGAGCAGCCTCGGAAGCGGGCCTCTTGCAGGATTCAGGGTTACATCGTCTCGTTGGGACAGAGCCGATGATCTGATGCATTAGGACCAGGCCATTTCCATTGACCTATCATCCAACTCGTGCTTGTAGACTACCCGGGCCGGTGAGTTAGTTCAAACGGCCAAGCGCCATCTTGGACGCATAATTGCTTTAATCTCATGGCTCATATGAATTATACTAGGTAAGGCCTGATGTAGATTTATGTGTGCTCTAGCCATTCCTTCGGGGGATTACTTAGATGGAAGCTTTGGAGTGCACATCAATGGGGTCATATCACGGATGGAGGCCATAGACTACCCCTGGGCCATGGCAGCGTTACATTACAATGCGTCGATCGTTTGGGGGCGATGCTTTGGAGTAAGGATGATCATTGCTCAAAGATCATATGCTCGAGGTTAGATGGGGTATAAAGCCCAGCACATTTCAAGTAGAATGATCATACAACCAACAGGCCAGACTCCTcagcttcaagttctcatCAACCAATCTGCTATTCCTTTCACACAATGCGTCTCTCCGAAATCCTCGCCGTTGCTCTGGTCACTGGTGCCACCGCATATGATCTGCCGGACAACTTGAAGCAGATCTATGAAAAGCACAAGGTAAATCCACCCACCGGTCTTTGATCCTATATGCTGGGCATTAGTATCTGATAGTTTGCATTTCTCTAGGGAAAATGTTCCAAGGTTTATCAAAAAGGATTTACCAACGGCGGCCACAGCGATGGCAAATCGTTTGAATACTGTGGTGATATTGAGGGAGCAATTTTCATGCACTCCTCTGCCAAGGGCGGCCAGTACACCAACATGGATGTGGACTGCGATGGAGCCAACAACTCTGCAGGGAAATGTTCCAATGATCCATCTGGTCAGGGTGTGACCGCCTTCAAGGATGAAGTGAAGAAGTTCGGAATTCCCGACCTTGATGCCAATCTCCATCCCTACATTGTGTTTGGAAATGAGGAACACTCTCCCCAGTTCAAGCCTCAGAAATACGGAATGGAGCCATTGAGTGTCATGGCTGTTGTGTGCAATGGCAAGCTGGTACGTACATTATCTGACCCAGAAGAAACTGCCAGCTAACTTAGGCTATTCAGCATTATGGCATCTGGGGCGACACCAACGGGGGCACTTCCACTGGTGAGGCTTCCCTTTCGATGGCGGAACTTTGCTTCCCCGAGGAGAAGCCCGATGGTGATCATGGCCACGACGACAACGATGTCCTCTATATCGGATTCACCGGCAAGGATGCTGTGCCTGGAAAGAGTGCCAACtggaaggccaagaagacCGAGGACTTCGAGGACAGCATCAAGTCGATCGGTGACAAGCTGGTTGCTGGCCTCAAGGCTTAGAATGTTGGTTATGGGACTTGGGCCAATGGGCAACTGACCCACTGATCAGCCTAAGTCTCTGTACAGTATGTATAGGTACATATGTGTCTACTAGAAGTGATGTGTAATTGAGACTAGCCGAATGATAGTATCTAGCTACGAACCTTTGTCGATAGTCATCCTTATGCTAGACGTATCCTCTTAATTTTATGTACTAGAAGGCCTTGAATAGCACACGACAGACCGAGATGCCTCAAAGTGCATCTAATGGcccttcctcatcatctaAACCTAGTTGGCGGCGCCTCACCAGATACCACAGACCGTCCATCAGATGGCCCTTCGCTTTCCCTAAAGCTTGTAGTCGCCTGACCAGTTGATATAGATTCCCCTTCGCTATCCCAAAGGTTTGTATCATCCTCACCAGTTGGTATCCGCCGCCCATCGCTATCCCTAAAGCTTGTAGTGGCCATGGCAGACACCATCCTCCGCCCAGTATTCAACACACCTTGAATCTTGTCCAACTCCGAATCCCACGGCACATCGAGTCCCACCTCTTCCAGTGGATCCCAATTCAGAGCCTCCACATCGACATGCACATCGTTGCCCAATGTCATTTCTCCTCGTGCAATGGGGGTACCGAGGTTGTCAATTAGACCTGGGCCGTTCGCAATGTCCGGCTTGGGATCCTCGTATACCTTGACCTTGAAGGTTCGTTCCGGGCGGAAGAAAAAGTGATTACTGGTGAAAACAGCATCGTCGTTCTTCTGGGGAAATGGATGCATCGTTTCCTCGCGGTACCCAGTTAAAGTGAGGATCAGACCTTTACGCTTGCGCAGTCGAGTACGCACAGTCTTGGAGAGCGCCTCACTTAGTTTGACGTCACAGGCAGACAAGTTCACGTTAGGTGCTTGCAGCAACATATGTGAGATATGATACTGGTCCTGGGAGCCGTACAAATAGAAAGGCATGAAGTGTCGTGGATAGTGGTCGTCGCGATTAGCGGAGTTCAAAGGACGACTTTTAACAATTTGAATCATCCTCACACTGCATTCAACAGTGCGCCCGATAAACTCCTTACCCTCGCGGGCCCCGATCTTGCCATGCACCGTATAGGATTTACCTTGACTGAtggtcgtcatcatcttctctaGATTTTCGGGGTCCTTGGACCTGAACGCAATGTCCTGCATAGGATACTTTTTCTTCAGATTAATGTAGTTCTTTTTCGTGTCTTCCTCCAGATGAGCGGCTAAAATGATCTGCTGCCGTTGAGTAGCGCGGTGGAAACTCGTCTGGAAATCCAGGAAGACTTCATCGGTTCCCCGGAGAAGGAACTCGACTTCTTTATCGTCAGGACTGTTTCGCTCGCGGCACCATTCCACTTCTTTAATAATCACATCCTCGAGTTCCTTCATAATCGTGCGGATGAAGTCTTGGTCCGTAGGGAAGGGGCTCATCACCACATTTCGCACGACCCAGAGATCCTGAGCGCAGGCATTCAGTCCGAGACGCTGCATGAATTTCTGAGCACACTGGCCGTATAAGGCTGGCTCGAACTGCGTTGAAGTCAGAAAAAGCGGAATCTCACTGGGATTCCCACTGCTTTTGGTAATGGATAATCGATTCACCACACGCCTCATCAGATAGTTGGCTTCTTCCAAGTCCGTGTTGAGCTTGCCATTCTCCCGATACCAGTTGATGGCGAAGGCGTTGATATTGAGATCTGAGCCAATCTGTCGCAACCAAGTCAAGGATTCCGTATCTTGACTGACATGGGCATTATCCTTATTGATCACTGTGTCGAAGATTACCTGGCGACGGTCGTCAACCTCGGGGTCCAAGCTATGGTAACCCTTCTTCTCGATGGGCAACGGGTTAAAGGGTATGATAATATAGTGGCGCTGACCCTTATTGTCGAGGGGTTGCCGGACGTGCATGGCGGCGTACCAGGCCGATAGCTTCAGAAGGTCAGAATCATAGTTCAAAATGTACACAAAGGGAGGTCTTACCCGCGCACTGGTAAAGGCTGCCTCACCCAAGAGACGGCCGTATCCACTCGGATCCAGGCCGATCGTCTGGTTGGACATCCAAgctgccatggctgcagCACCGGGCTTACTGCCCTCAACACCATACACGCCGATATTCTCCATGGACCCTTGCGTCAGGTATGGACTGGTCCAAGTGACTAGGAACCGCATGCGACCGTCTCGATAACATAAGCTCCCCGCAGGGTAAGGGATGTAGCCCGCCTTGTGGGGATCGACCGTGATACTATCGGTCTCCTTGAGTGCAATCATATCTCTGAGGGTGTCCTCTCTCAAAGGCAGTGAAGGAACATTTCCTACagcctcctctccatccccTTCCTCACTGGGCATCCTCGAGTCCATCAGATGCCGAGGGATCATACTAGCAAAGTACCCACCCCAGGCAGCGTCGGCATGCACCAGAAAGGATAGTCCCCTGTCCTGGAATCGTCGACGCATGGCCAGGATGTCATGCAATCGATCAACCGCACCTTCTTCGGTCGACCCCATAATGGCCACTACTGCATACACCGCCTGACGTTCTTCAAGACAGCGATTAAGCTCTCGTTCTAGGGCATCAAGCGAAAGGCGCCCCTCCATGTCCAGCTCCACACCCTGGATGTTGGCGGACCCAATTCCAGCAATCGCTATCCAAATTAGCAACTAACCTTCGAAGTCGAGAGGAAGATACGTACCACCGCTTTTTGGCCACGAGTAATGCCGTGTTTGAGCGAGGAAATACTTGATGGGCTTCTGGATACGAAACTCGCGTTCTAGCACGTCCTTGCCAGTCGTTTGGATGGTGAATGGTCTCAAGGCCTCCTCCAGAAATTTGGATGTGACACCAAACTGCCTATAAAGAGCATCCCCCATACCTAGGATTTCATCAGATCGCAGGTTTAGGAGTTCCCAAACACCCAGGTCTTTGAATagcttctcttctccaacacAAGTGGTCACCTGGAAAGTGTCGGCAATGAACCCAAGTGGTCCCTCCTTCATAGCCTGATACAGGGTGAGGGGATAAAACTTGAGGTTGCGGGCTGCAGACGAGTAGGTAAGAGGAATGCCAATAATCATAGTTGGAAGAGTTGCTTACCAACCCAAACGGATTCGAGATTGGCCACGGTCCCGTCACAGGTGATGTGACCCCAAGAGAGAGGCAAATCTGTAGCTTTCTCGTCTGTATTATACCCAAACATTTTGCACAGTTGCTGTCCCGCTTTCAGCTCAACAACTGTGGTGAATGGGCTTGCCTCAACGGCCACATTATTCGGGTTATAGATCATCGTCATGAAATAACCGAGTAGACCAGGCATTGTCATATCCGTGCACATGTGGCCCTGGTAGCGGGGATGCCAGAAAGGGATCGAGTGCTCGCCCAAAAGTTTAGCAGCCTCTTTCACAGCGTTTTGGAAGTTCCCATTAAGTGTCTTGAGCTTTTTTCGGACATCCGTAGAGATGAATTCCTGTGATCCCCGTTAGTCTGTCCGCCTGCGTTGGAGTTTGAAGAAGGcgtaaagaaaagaaaagaaaggctaAAGGGAAGAACAATCATACAGCATCGTCAGGTTGATACCCATCACGAGTCTTCACAATCTCGTCCAGAATGGCATTGATATTCGCTTTGAACTCTGGCATATTCTCGGACTTAGGTCCAATGAAGTAGGAGCTGATGATATCATGGTTACTGAGACTTTCCTCTGAATTGTCGCCCATGgtgtctttgctttctcttgGTAACTGGTTGATAAATAGGAGTGCAGTCTGTCAGAGAGTTGCCCACGTCCAAGCTACTGTATTTATACCATTTCCTTTATACTAAAGGCATGCTTCCACCTCAGAGGGGGGCTATCGTCTCAACCTGTGGAGCTGCCCCGCGCCCCCCGACTGTCTCAACTCACTCAACTAGCTTTCTACTATGCAAGAGCAGATGCAGGATTTACCTTTCAGGCGCGGCGCTGATACACAAGGAAATGATCGGCCATCTTTCAGAGCTGAAAGCCAGGGGATAGCACCCAATAAGTTTTTGGCTTGCTGCCATCTCCCACAGAGAATGACGAATAGATGACCTGCAACATACCGCACCACTTTCACCAGAAGAAACATTGCATGATGGATCATTACTGGATCATGGTGTCATGAAGGTGCGAGATCATATCCCTACTGTTCATGGTTCCCACTTGCTTGACGGATAATCCTGGGACGAAACGAGAATGGAGAAGCAAGTACGTAAAGACAGGCAAAGCCTGAAACCTTACATCGTTGAGATGCTACCTCTTATTCGTCGAGGAAGAATACGAGTCTATGATTCTTGCTCAACCTGCCGGTGGGGAAGTCTGGGCCTCGTGTGCAATCCATTCACACTGGCGAGCAGTGACGTGTCGATACTGAATAGTCCCATATGCATGCTCAATCTTGGACTTGATCGCCCATCGTCAGGCGGCCAGTGTGGCCCGATCTACACCCTATCCTGGGCTGAATATGTTAGTTCCCCACTTATCGAGGATGGATCAAAGTATGTTGGTCATAATCGAAACCTGAGTGTATTTGATCCTCCAAAGATCAGCGGCGGGGCATCAAGAATTTGTCCGCCAGCCACTGCCGTGAAGACCCACTGGCCTGCAGGATGTGACCAACGCAAGGTGACATGGGTGATTCACTTGGGCTGGACGTGCAGCTCGCATAGGAGGGCATCCAATAACGTGGATAAATTCTTCGCTACAATGGTCAATATCATTACGCAGTCCACTGCTCACCATGCACGCTACCGTGCTATGGATGGGTGTCGGTAGTAACTGCCACGTCATTATCGGTGGTTAGGCAAGACGCATAGCATTCTGGGCTCTTCATTCAGAGGTCGGGTATTCACCAATAACCAAGGTCCCCTTCGTACCGACAAAACCTGTGCTTGGTAGAACTGCCTCAACGAGTCTTGCAAAACTGGCTAGCGGTCAAAGACCTTTCAAGCTCACTGGTGGGATAATCTCCAAGCAGCCGGGTGGAAGAGCGAGATGCGATGGCCTTGAATGAAGATATAGACGCAGCGGGATTGCCTACAAT from Aspergillus flavus chromosome 7, complete sequence carries:
- a CDS encoding MIP transporter translates to MDESSPRRPRARSEATSQSRREIIRETSPISPRRGVSDSANYSSPTRRTSGVDTSRDVLSEGIRRRSTARSARTGSLAQRTTLAERTQGQFTMGGPEDGTQLRQAHEPFVQPGYSDLNPSYEQPSNAKPVWSLAKPLPRVVRAGMVPTKEELLDARLQPERPAENSQKLGLDVDPNDLEQGQIPKMADPRKMAAQVEDARLQRENNFVNKVLTGDVGSSRVSRTSSTRRRRPSVRIDAPGDQLSIVPEGPSAVPSVASDQAGDSLPHGSDEPLEPVPEQPEQPEVQTAAADALPDLSALHESSLPEDLHPLVQELVEDEVHNNHTTWSVIRTHHREALAESLAVFVQLTIGFCADISVTVADAGNPNTTAWAWGFATMIAIYVSGGVSGAHLNPSVTIMLWFYRGFPKRKMPEYFLAQFVGAFVAALTAYGVYYQSIHQYLLTHPDTGIVTSFVTGQRQSWIDPATAFFTEFLGTALTATTILALGDDQNAPPGAGMNSLIVGLMVFVLSNTFSYQTGAAFNPSRDFGPRLALLALGYGSELFTNPYWFYGPWAGSLCGAMIGAFLYDFMIFTGGESPVNYPWERTQRSLRKSRIKWKRRLRMDRRRRGISEKVVR
- a CDS encoding bacteriocin-protection, YdeI or OmpD-associated-domain-containing protein, with the translated sequence MRVPGRVPTHRNPSRVLITSAFGKLKSTSIMPPKAHAIAEPSDLPIHPFKSATDFEHFLEREHSTSPGIYVKLAKKSSGIPSVSRDEAVETALCFGWIDGRAHAYDEDWWLVRYTPRRAKSIWSKKNVTTVESLLNAGRMRPAGLAVVEAAQADGRWARAYDGPATITVPDDLTTALTQTPAAATFFEGLNRSDRYSVLVQLQWAAPQRRAKRIETLVQMLADGKTPGASDKSAKTSKRKAVDRNHEKGGRRKTSKKK
- a CDS encoding fungal chitosanase of glycosyl hydrolase group 75-domain-containing protein — translated: MRLSEILAVALVTGATAYDLPDNLKQIYEKHKGKCSKVYQKGFTNGGHSDGKSFEYCGDIEGAIFMHSSAKGGQYTNMDVDCDGANNSAGKCSNDPSGQGVTAFKDEVKKFGIPDLDANLHPYIVFGNEEHSPQFKPQKYGMEPLSVMAVVCNGKLHYGIWGDTNGGTSTGEASLSMAELCFPEEKPDGDHGHDDNDVLYIGFTGKDAVPGKSANWKAKKTEDFEDSIKSIGDKLVAGLKA
- a CDS encoding pyridoxal-dependent decarboxylase domain protein, which translates into the protein MGDNSEESLSNHDIISSYFIGPKSENMPEFKANINAILDEIVKTRDGYQPDDAEFISTDVRKKLKTLNGNFQNAVKEAAKLLGEHSIPFWHPRYQGHMCTDMTMPGLLGYFMTMIYNPNNVAVEASPFTTVVELKAGQQLCKMFGYNTDEKATDLPLSWGHITCDGTVANLESVWVARNLKFYPLTLYQAMKEGPLGFIADTFQVTTCVGEEKLFKDLGVWELLNLRSDEILGMGDALYRQFGVTSKFLEEALRPFTIQTTGKDVLEREFRIQKPIKYFLAQTRHYSWPKSGAIAGIGSANIQGVELDMEGRLSLDALERELNRCLEERQAVYAVVAIMGSTEEGAVDRLHDILAMRRRFQDRGLSFLVHADAAWGGYFASMIPRHLMDSRMPSEEGDGEEAVGNVPSLPLREDTLRDMIALKETDSITVDPHKAGYIPYPAGSLCYRDGRMRFLVTWTSPYLTQGSMENIGVYGVEGSKPGAAAMAAWMSNQTIGLDPSGYGRLLGEAAFTSARLSAWYAAMHVRQPLDNKGQRHYIIIPFNPLPIEKKGYHSLDPEVDDRRQVIFDTVINKDNAHVSQDTESLTWLRQIGSDLNINAFAINWYRENGKLNTDLEEANYLMRRVVNRLSITKSSGNPSEIPLFLTSTQFEPALYGQCAQKFMQRLGLNACAQDLWVVRNVVMSPFPTDQDFIRTIMKELEDVIIKEVEWCRERNSPDDKEVEFLLRGTDEVFLDFQTSFHRATQRQQIILAAHLEEDTKKNYINLKKKYPMQDIAFRSKDPENLEKMMTTISQGKSYTVHGKIGAREGKEFIGRTVECSVRMIQIVKSRPLNSANRDDHYPRHFMPFYLYGSQDQYHISHMLLQAPNVNLSACDVKLSEALSKTVRTRLRKRKGLILTLTGYREETMHPFPQKNDDAVFTSNHFFFRPERTFKVKVYEDPKPDIANGPGLIDNLGTPIARGEMTLGNDVHVDVEALNWDPLEEVGLDVPWDSELDKIQGVLNTGRRMVSAMATTSFRDSDGRRIPTGEDDTNLWDSEGESISTGQATTSFRESEGPSDGRSVVSGEAPPTRFR